From Indicator indicator isolate 239-I01 chromosome 12, UM_Iind_1.1, whole genome shotgun sequence:
AGATTTACCCAAGCTCAGTAGTATTTGGATCAGGTTTTTCATTGGGGCCCATCAGAAGTGAGCTTCTGCAACCCTGAATCTCTCTGAGAACCATTTATTCATAGCTGCTGTGTGACTGGCTCCAGACATCCTGCTCATTCTGTGGAGTTCTGCTTACTGTGAGTAATGATCCACTGTCATTATTTCATTTCCTTGGACATTTAGACATGAAAACGTAATTCTCTTATTTTAATCTAAATTTCTGCTTTAGCAGTAAAACAGAAACAGGAATTAAAATGAGGACTGGCAAATGAGCACAAATATTTACAGACtctgccttttgtttctttgctggcTCTCTGGGAAGCCAGCTACAAGGATCTTCCTAGGGAGAAGCAGGTCGAGCACAATGTTGAGTGATTCCAATGTAGGGTGGTGTTCACAGCTCTCAGCTTGCTTTGTTCTTGCAGCTCAAAGATATGTcaacaaagggaaaacaaacaaacaaaaaaaaccccaaatcccaaaccaaagAGCCAGCATTCTAAACACAGACCCAAAGAAAGTCTTACATCTTGCATTTCACAGTAGCTACAGCACAGAGTTATCAAAACTGTCAATCACAGCGTTGTTATCAGTTAAAAATGTGTTAAGGAGCTGCCAGAACAGTAGGATCTTGAGCAGGGACCTTTTCAGTGCCTTTTATGTGCACTCAAATTTTTGCTTGTCATTCTGCAGGgattaagaagaaaaatgggaaaaggggCCAGAAATGCACTCATTCTGAAATCATCCTCACTTTTTGaatgcagagagagcagaattaaaaaccaccaccactatTGGACTGTTGCTCAAGTGTTTACAGTGGCCAGGACTGAACAagcagcagggaagcacaggaaccaggcagcctcagcagctgctgttggttAAATATCCCCCCACCAACAGAGGCTCATGCTGTAGTTTGTGGCATGGCCACACCTAGCCAGCAGGCATCCATCTTGGTCCCCAAAAAATGTGGTTGACAGTTGTAGTGACACAACAGTTAGTAATGGAGTGCTTGAGCAGGTCACTGAAACGTTCTGTGCCAAAAATCACGGTGGCACCAGCACACCAAGAGGAGTCCCTCCTGATAACACATGGGTTGGGGcgagcagctgaggctcttcagCAACCTGCTGTGCCTCTGAAGGGAGCCATGGCCTCAGCTAATTGAAGTCTCAGAACATTTTTCAGGCTACAGGACCGATTTGTGCATTGCCTGTAGGTAGTTTACAGCTTTCTTTGGTTCTCCAGGAGAGGGTAGGAGCACTGCCAGTCACTGCCATGACTTGGTTCAAAATGGGGAGTGGGGGTGAAGCCTACCCACAGCTCTTTGGTCTTGAAAATGTAGAAGGTGGGAAATGTTATTCAGCTAGATGAGCACAAACTACTTTCTTTTGCATATATAGCccaaagagatgaaaaaaacttccttcttgcccacctcctctggtcagcctcaccttgtGTGCTAGGTTAAGCCCAGCCCAGGGATGGGCTGAAAAAGCCCCTAGCCCCAGGTGGGCAAAGAAACCTGGCTCCCTCCCAGGGGGAGGGGTGCCCATGTCAAAGTTTATTCCACTGCCACTTCCTGTCCACAACCCTATTTAAGAGGGGATGCTTTCATGTCTTACTCTCTCTCCTGTCCTTGGCTCTCTggcactctgctgctgttgctgtgagcTGTTAACCAGCATCCAAAGAGAACTGCATCCAAAGAGAATCCATCTTGCAGCtagagaatcctttgccagctgtgtctggttttgtatatatttttatttatcccttttccttatacatttgtaaccttccttttacttaaatgccttttatttttgttaaacttgcctttttatttccaaTGCAAGACTCTTCTTTCATGGTtttacctctctcttctcctgcctaatttgctttccctACAAGGAAAAGGGGAGCAGGGGAAgcaacctaaatctgttccattggGCTTTTAGGCTCTGGGAAAAGCTTAAAGCACAACACCTTGAGACCTGAGAACAAGATGGAACAACTAATCCTGGAAACCATCTGCAGTGAGTATTCAACATGGGATTGCAAATGTAAAGGGAAAGTTGTGCTTACCCAACCTGGCAGCCTACAGGGAGGTGATGGGCTTGTggggtgaggggagagcagtgaaTGCTGTTTACTTCAACTACATAAAGGCTCTCAACAGCATCTTCACAGACAAGCTGACAAAGTATGGGTTAGATAAACAGACAGTGAGGTAGACTAAAAATTGTCTGAACTGCCAAGATCAGGAGGTTTTGATCAGCAATGCAAAGTCCAGCTGGACCAAATTAGCTAGTGTGTGTCCCAGAGGTTGATGCTGCAACCAACACTGTATAGcatcttcattaatgacctgGAAAGAGTGCATCCTCAGGAAATCTGCAGAGAATGCAGCACTGAGAGGAGTGCCTGATGCACCAGATGGGTGTGCTGCCATTTGGAGTGgcctcagaggctggagaaatgAACCCATAGGAATATTAACTGTCACAGGACCAAGCACAGAATCCTATtggagattggaagggacctctggagggcATCTGATCCAGACACTCCACCCGCACCTTCactcaagcagggtcacctagaccATGTCCAGATGGTTGAGaatcaccattctgtgactttgtaaACCTCTGCTgctacagcagagctgctctcaaggcTGAGATGGTAGGCTCGGGGGAGGCTTGGTCTGACTTATGTTCTTACTGGCATCACTTTACAGACTTTCCCCTGTTTAGTGCTGTGAAGGATATGTTCTGCTAAAATACATTTCATTCATTTGTCCCACAATGAATGGAGACTTTCTTCAGTTAGAGTATATGATTCCCTTAGGTTTTGTGTAATTTAGGTGCTATGAACGTTGTGCTACATTCATCTTGTTGCCTGCCAGCTTTCTGAACTTGTTCTAGAGCTGCTTTTGAAACAGCAGGGGTATGGCTGCTCTCTGGAGGGCAAGCCTGGTCTTATGGTGAGCCAGTGAGATCTGCCACTTCTGTGCTACCAGTAGCTGCTGGAGAAACAGCTGTCTGGAAAATTACATGCAGGGACATTTCAACTAAATAGACAACATGCACGCCAGCACTTCCTAGTTGCTGATTGGACTGGACTCTACCAAAAGACTAAGGACAGAACTAAGCCTGGTGTACAGCCCTAGATCTTTGAAACCAGAGTCTAAATGAGAGTCAAACTCCAATTTAGAATTCCTTTGGTGTAGTAGCAATGACCCTAACTACCTATGATATTCCTGATAAAAGCAATGGATATGTTTTATTCCAATAAATGGATCTGGATGTTTAAACATAAGCAGTGAAACATAAATGAAAGTTCTGACAGTGCTTGTAAGAGAAATGGTGTGGCAGATGCTATTGGAAAGGTATCAGGTGCTTAGTAGAGTGTATGTAAAACTCCTCCTACTCTTCCTGTTGATGTCCTTGTAAAGCAGTGTATcagcctttgttttcctttgaagtAGATCTGTATCAGGTGGTTCTGATGGCAGATGATGAAAGGACTGACAGATTCCATGGGTTCATCCAATAACTGGCAGTATCTGCAGGATCCACTTGAGGTGCAGAGTACGAGTGCCCAGAGCTACCTTGCTTTCTCTCCCACAGACACAAAGATGCATGCAAACTGCAGTGTCTGCCCAAACCAATGGTCTGTTTAAAGTACAATTTAAAATGTCAAACTTAAAATAAGATTCTGCTGTAGTTGGGAGGAATGTAATATTTGTTTGGCTGCTCAATGAATCAGAAGTTTTTAACAGTCTCTGCTGTGAGTCATGTTCCCATGGCACTGTAATAATCACTCACAGATTTTTGACCTTATCCATGTTTGAACACAAATTACACTTTTCACCAGCACTTTCGCTTTGCCAGTACAAACTACACTTTTCTCAGCACTATGAGCAAGAAGAAAATCCATTGTCACATCCAGCAAATGAACTTTctatttttctgcaggaaaactACTGTCTTGCAAAGATAAGAGCTCCTATGTCTCCTTTTTCAGGCTATGAAAGCTGTAGGGTATTCAGGATGCCGACATCAGTCCCTAAGTTACTCTGCAGTTCTCTATGCAGATAAACTCCTGGAAGACAGACTGACTTCACTCTGTCTTTGGGATCTCAGAGCTACTAAATGAACagtgatttgtgtgtgtgtgttactgaGGTagaatgttttgcttttgaTAAATGTGTCATATTTATTAAACTTATCTAGAGCAAATGTAGGCCATGAATAGGAGGCATATTCCTGATACTGTGCCAGCAGAGATCAGAAGCAGGTTGGAATGGATTTGATATCTCAGTCTTGACTGGTAAGGCATCTGGTGGAGAACAAAATCCCAGAATCCTGTTTCCCTTTTATTCTGGGATTTCTTCACTAGCCACAGCACTCTGCATGTGTTCTCGCCAGGGCTGAgtcaaggggaagaatcacttcCCCTCACTTGTGGGCAAGACTGGCTGCTAATAAactcaggatgccattggtgtTCTTTGCCACAAGAGCACGTTGCTGGCTTATGTTCACCTTGTTTTCCACAAAGAGATCCAGATCTTTCTCAGCAAAGTTACTTCCCAGTCAGCCAGTTTCATCCTGTACTGGTGCTTGGAGTTATTCCTCCTCAGGGGCCGGATTTTGCATTTTCCTctggtgaacttcatgagattcttGCCAATCCATTTCTCCAGTCTGTTAAAATTCCTCTAGCTAGCAGATACCCTCCTGTATGCCAAGCATGTTTATTAACCAAAGACGTGTACATAATTTCAGTACTTTTGCTGGATATTTAAGGTGGGTGCCATTCTGAGGGCCATATTCTGACAGATGATCTACAGAAATATTTACACTGATCTCAGAAGGAACATTTGTAGTGTAAAAATGATTTGATCCTCAAAGTTATTTGGGCACTGAATTCCTGGGGAGCACCAAAATAGCTTCAATGTTCTAGACCTAAGGCATTATTCAACCTATAATTAAGTCCTGGAAATCTGGGCCCAGAATTCATTTGCTGATATCCATTACTCTGCcagaaagggggaagaaaaaaaaaaaaaggctggaaaaTGGCAGTTGCAAATGATACACTATTTTGGTCTGGTTCATAAAGTTACTTCCTCATTAATCTTTGTCAAAACCAGAATAATTTCAAAATTGTAGCCTGCCTGACTCATTGAGGGAGGGTATGGGAAAAAAGTTGCTCATGTGAAATTTTTGACTGGTGCCCATCTTGGTTCCTCCCCAAAATCAAGAGAGAAAGAGCACTGTGGAGATCCTCCATGCACCTTAAGGGAGAGCCTGTAAGTAATGCTTCAGGGTTAATGTCAAAGGGCTGTGCACAGTAATCATGGGCTGAGTTAGCTGTTCTAAGGGAAAAGGACTTGATTTAAGGTAATTGTTGGTGACTAAATGATAGGAGGGTCTCTCCCTACAGTTCACAAACAACTTGGTCCTGAGCTCCTCCAAAACTATGTATGTGATGTGTAGGAGAAGAGACTATGTAGCCTCTCACCTTCCTTTCTGTCCCTTATactggaactttctgtgttttgtaGCCTTGTTGCTGTCAATAGGCAGTAGATCCACAGCTCTATCCCTCCTGTAGTGTACAGGCAGGATGGAGACACAGCCTGGGAAACCCAAGCCTGTACATTAAGGGAGGGATAGAGCTGTGCATCTACTGCATTATGGCTTCCAAACATAGCCCCCAGAGTTATAAGTGAGACAATTTGATTTCTTGTTCCATGTTCCTTTCAGAGCTGTCCATTTTCTacagctgcccaggagctgtctgtgttctgctctgAGTGTCCACCTCAGTCCAATATAACCTGTGCTTTCAGTGGAGAAACATAGGGAGAGGTTCATCTCACCTGCTTTTGGATGGCTTTGTCTGAGTAATCCAAACCCTTTCCACAGCTGAGATAGAGAAAAAGCTCTTGTGGGAGGTAATCCATCTCCTGCAAGGGTGGACTTTTAAAACAGGTCTGAAGTGCTGCTCTGGGTAACTGCCCTTTGCTCCTCATTGACATAAAGACAGCTCAGATGTGGACaatacagaaccacagaatggtttgggttagaagggacctcaaaaggtcatctagtgcaatCCCCAATGCTATAGGCATCTGCTATTAGACAACATTTAACCAATTTATGGCATCCTAAAGACTTGAAAATGTTTTGCAGTGTTTAGAATTTTCCTGAGCCATaaatgagggaaaaaagagatcTTGATCAGTTGTTATTGCTGGTTTTGCATGCAtataaattgttttgtttgcattcctgtgctgttCAGTGTTTCAGATTCCTGTATGCTTACATTGGATTAGGTATTTTAGTCATGTTTGCCAATGTTTGTTGTGTTTAATACCATTTACTCTCCTTCTTCCTGCAACTAAAAGCAAAAGATGTGGATATGAGTAATGACAGGGGTCTCAGTGAAGCCCTGGGAATAGTTAGAGTTACACTGCTGGAGTTTTGCTtgggcttttctttctttgctgcatGCCCTGCATTGAACAATGGAAATAATGGGAGAGTCCCTCctgtatttttgccttttaatgAACCATAGTTCAGCATTGTATTTTTTGACAGTATCCAATAAAAAGGGAAGTAATTCTCTGCCGCTGCAATGTAAGTCAAACTAGGAGAGAAGGCTGCTGAAACTGCCAAAACAGGAAATATTTGGGTTTATATTCTTATTGTGAGCTTTCTCTTCCTTAATTCTTGTACAAACAGGATTTATGAGGCAAAGATCACTGTGTAGCTTTAGCATCAGTGGAATCAAAGTTTCCCATTTAATCTAATGACTCTCTTTATAAGGCTATTTTTATACATAAAGATCCTATGCActctgcagggcagaggctgccagCCTGCCATACTCCTTCTCAGAGCAGCTCAGACAGaagagctgcacagagaaagGTTGTGTCAGGCTTTGCAGGAGGGTGCAAAAACTGGGTGCTACTAACCAGTCCCAGCTCAACTGGATTTGTAGCCCCCAGGTTTTGTCTGAGTCAGATCTGTGTCAAAAGACAACGTAGACTTAAAGATCTGACTCTGTCATCTTTGCCAAATCAGTTGTGTCTCTACTGAAAGCAAGCTAATTATTTagcaaattcctttttttttttttttttttttttttccctgactctCTGATTTTAGGaaacatctgctgcttctgtttcatgGAAAATCAGGAGAGCTTGCATGGGTGGCAAATCCATGCACTAGCAATGTAGGGCTGCTGATCACCTCTAAGCAAGCAGTAACCTGTGTAGAGAAGGTTCCAGAAGCACTCTCTGCAAATAGAAGTGTTCAGACTATCacagttggacaagatgatcattgcaggtcctttccaactaaACTATTCTCTTCTACCTAACTgtagtgatcctgctctggcaggggggttggactggatgatcttttgaggtcccttccaacccctaacgttctatGATTATCAGATATAGGGTAAGGGACAAGGGCAGGGCAAAATAGGTTGTTGGACAACGAGTATGGAGGAGTCTCCATAGCAAGCAGGGTGAAAACCATGCACAGTGTGGACATGTACTACCTAAAAATGACATAGCTCTAGCACAGGGCTCATGGCTAGGCTGGAAAGGCATTTTCTCAAAACTTTTGATGCAATGTACTTATCCTCTGCTTACTTAAACACTGTAGCCAACACCTGAAATACCACAAGCAGGATGTTAAAAACTAATTtaaattttcctcttttattttaagatgaaactagaaaaatagtttttaattATATTGTATATTTCAGTGCATCACAAGGTTTGAGAAACAGGGTTCAAGCTCCTTGCTGGAGAATTTGTTCTTATGAGTACTCCTTCCAGCATGCCATTGGGTTGATGGATATTACACTTCCAGATCTGACTAAGGATTTCCTAGAGAAGGAAATTAAGGCATAGAGAAGTTCCCCTTGGACACTACAGTAAAAAACAGGTTCAAAGACAAGGCCAGAGCACAAGAGTCTCCAGCTCCCCTCTGTGGCATGCATCACATGAACCTGTTGGCACTTAATGTCAAGAAACTCCTTTCCAAGAGTAATTCTTTCCTTATGCTACATAAATAATAGTAGCAATCCCCACATTAGTTCATGTTACAAGCCATGCTTCATACTCCAACTGAAATGAAGGCTTTGTTCTTGTTAGCCTCCTCTTGGAATTGATGTCTGCACCTAACAGCTTCAGGAGAGCTTTTATGATGTATCTTTTCAAGAGGAATCCTTTCAGGAAGCTCTCAAGGTTTGCTATTTCTTTAAACACTGAATTAGCCTCTTTAGCTGAGCCACAGGTTTATTTCTACCTCTGAGCTTGAGTGCTGTTTCCCATTCCCAAGGATTCACAGCTGCTTGCACGCctgctgattaaaaaaaaacaaaacaaaaacactttcAACTtccacatttatttatttcagttatAATTTTCATCCTTGGTTCTTCTGTGCTGAGTAGCTACATCTGTTGCTGATGTCTTatgggggaaaaggggaattCAAGCAAGCCACACAACCTGACTGTGACACTGACAGTGGGTAAGTTCAGAGATGGAATCTGCAGGGGTAGGAACCCTTACTTCCCAACATTCAGTTATGCAGAGACACCTGAGAATCCTTTGCACAGGCTCCAAAACTCAGTGGCTCCCTGTGATGCCTTTCCTCCCTTAAAACTGTGAGTGCCTGCAGGTTAGGGACAAACCTGCTCTGCATGGCTGAGTGGTGCAGTGAGTTTGTGTAACAGCAAAGGAGCCTTTGTTCAGTTATGCCCACATTTTCCATGCCTGCAGCCCCCTGGTCCAGAAGTATGGCTTCTGTTCATTCTAAGGTTTTGTTCTTTACTCTCCAGTTCTTAGTTGTAGTCATGCCAAACTCCCAGGCACATATTGCGTATAAAAGTTAAGAGGAATATACCAGAGCCATCCATCCAAACACACAAAGCCATGCAGGAACTTCTGCAGGGCAGTGAAATCTGTGGTATACAGAAGCTTTTGCATCATAAATGGTGGCTTTTTCTGCATTTGATTTTGTAATGTCTTCTTAAAGAACAGAACTCCAGATCTATTCATTGCATTGGGCAATTTTTCTTAGCTCTACAAAGAAGAAGTGGCAACACATGCTATTTAAGAATCCCATCTAGGAAGTTCAGGATTTGCTGGCAAGGTTTGCTGGCTGTTAGCTCTGTTGCTGCTGTACTCCAGGATTATCAACATCTCCTTTTATCTATGTTTCCTAAAAATGCCTTATTCATTTCTAGTTCAGTAGGAAGAGGGTAAAGCAGAGCAAGCACCTAAGCTAgggacagctctgctcccagcaaagGTTTGTGTGCTACCTTTTCTCACTGTTTCCCTTGCACCACTTGCCCAAATCACAGAGCAACTTGTATGTACTTTGAGGCCATTCATTTACTGACTAGCTGCTATTCTCCATTTACAGCTGAGCTCTCTGAGGCCCCAGAGGGAAGCACTTTCCTCAGCCTTCCCAAGTAGATAGACAGTACCAGGGATAGAGCCCACCTTGGAGCTACTGCTCACCATTAAGCCCTGGACAAAGCAGTCAAGCACCAAAACCACTCAGGACGGTTCAGGATATTCCTCAGGCCCAAGCAAGGccaaggagaagcagcatgCTGAGCCCAGCAGTCCAAGAAGGTCCTAGCTGGGGTCAAATGCCTGGTCTGCTCACCCTCAGCTCCTGGTGCATGCAAAACCAAGAACAACACAGCTAATAACTAATTACAatgagaggaaggggaaattgGTGCAGTGAATGCTAGCAGAATTCATAAAGCCAAATGCCAGTAAAGCACAGAATGGGTACAAAACAATAGCCTAgttcctggctgcctgctgtGTGCAAGCTAAGCCAAAGCCATAATAATATCTCCAGAAAGTCTTTGCAGCGACAAGTATTCCCTATTAAAAGATAAAACTGCAATAGTTTATTCTATTTAATTAGTATCTCATTTGTGCTCTGATGCAGCTTTTTGCAGTCTGCTTTGTGGTTGGCTTCTCTGCAAGCTTTCTCTCATTCCTCAGCATGCACTTCTCCCTGGCACACCACTCTTTGGGTCCCTAACTGATTTCTGGATCCATCTGGATCATGCTTTCCTGTTTCAGGAACCTGTAGATATTACATtgagaaagaaggaggagagatGTGAGCACTGATGGGCCATCTCCCATCAAACTGAATTTAATCTCAAGGAATTACTCTCTAATTTACATTGCAGGCATATTGATAGGCAGTAGAGATGGTGACAGGTACAAGCAGATAGGGTTAAAAGTGTGTATGGACTAATGTGTAGCTGTGCTATGTCAGGAGAGACCCAGAGAAGGAGTGGTACCTCTGAGACACATTTCCTTCCACCTGTACTGGCGTAGCTCCAGCTGAGAACAGAGAGCTTcactccccagccctgggcagcatgcACATGCTGCTCCACCTGTTCCTCCCcccctggcagctgctctggctgttCCCTGCAGGTCCAGCTGCACTCCCCTCCATCAGTTACCAACAGGAAGTTCCTGtcctcccctcttttcccttcccagtgTGCCTGTAAGACAAAGCCCTGGGTGCTAAGGCAGGCTCCTgtccctcacacacacagagaggtgTATGTGTGAGCCACTGTGTCTATATAGCACATGAGAAAGAAGAGGGCACAAGAAGTAAAAGGACAAAACTACCTTTAAAAGAGGATGGAATACCTTTTAGAGCCATCTAGCCCGTGTTTCTGTGTGTCATATCGGGGACTAAGATTTGAGTCTCACATGGGGTGGTTCAGCCCCCACGTGAGTCAGCCCTGCAGTTTTTGTAGTAGGAAGAAGCATTAAGCAGGCAGTTGAAAGCAGACCACTGTCAGCAGTGTGACCCTATCACTAACAAACCTTTTGGTTTCCTTTCCTTGCAGTTTGAGCCACTGCAATTTCAGCAAGGACCAGAAGAAAATGGGAAGATTTGTCTCCATAGCCCAGGATGCCTGGGGAGTTTTTGTATCTGAAAGGAAGTCCGGCTGGAAGTATCTGATGCAGCTTTTTGCAGTCTGCTGTGTAGTTGGCTTCTTTGCAAGctttctcttgttccttggcatGCACTTCTCCCTGGAACACCACTCTCTGGGGCCCTTACTGGTTTCTGGATCCATCTGGATCTTGCTTTCCATTGCACTCTCCTGTTTCAGGCAGCTGCGCTGTTTCAGTGCCCTGTTCCTTCTTTCCTGTGGCCTGCAAAGCGGCAGGAATGCTCTCATCACTGCTGGCACAGGTGTGGTGGTGGCTGGCAACATCCAAAACATCTTTCACAACCTAAAGGTGCTGGCAGACAGCATAACCTGTCATTTGGAGTACGAGCAATTTGCCTTGATAAAGTATTATGTAGAGGTAGTAAAATGGATTTACAAGGCAGCCAGGCTTCCCCCTGAGCTCTCTGTGCTCCTCAGGGATGAGTTCACACCATCATACTCCATTGCAGATGATGCATTAAAACAAGAGCTGAACAACACTAAACAAGAAATCCAGAAAGTTGTGAACCAGGTGTCTTTTATGCTGACTCTCCTGCCCTGGATAGGCCAGAAAATACTGCCTGTGGTTGGGATTTTCCTAGCTTCTTTTGGGACTGGCCTCTTTATCAAAAAGTTTGTGGGCCCTTACACTGCCAAATTTATGAATATTTACATCACAAAACAGTTCATTGCATTTGATGAGCACcaaaagcaacagcaaagaCCCTGTCTCCTGCCActtaacagaaaggaaagaaaaaattatgtGACAGTCCCATCTTTCTGCCTCACAAGGAAGGACAGGAAAAACATGCAGTACTTTTTTCTCCCTGTAATTGTTAATCTTTGCATCTGGCTTCTGTTTGCTGCAGTAGATCGCTTGTTTTATTGGTTAATTATTTCTGTGAATAAACATCTCCAAGAAGTTCCAGATCTGGAGATTCGATTTGTCTTCTTTCAGCAAGTAAGTACTTACCAGTACTGCACATTTCTCACTGTAGTATTGGAAAGCTTCCCTtcaccttcagcagctgcaggagcagactgACAGCCTTTGGTTCTTTGATGGTATTGCCATGCATGCCAAAAAGGGATGTTGCTTTTATATCTGTGTATCTTAAATGGAgccagactagagcagagcagatttagattggatatcaggaagaagttcttcactatgagggtggtggaacactggaacaggttgcccaggggggtggttgaggctccttccctggagatattcaaggtgaggtgggatgaggccctgggcaacctgatctagttggggatgtccctgctgactgtggggaggtcagactgaatgagctttggaggtcccttccagcctggatctTTCTATGATTTCTGGTCCTTTGCTGGAAGAAATATTAAGAGAGGCAGGAAGCAGTACTCTAATCAGCTCTTTTGCACCCCTTTTCTTGTGCAGAAGAATCAGAATGGATTTCTCTTTGGCATGAGGGAGCACATTGCAAAGACTGATCCTTTCAAGATCTCTTTGTTCAAGCACAACTGCATCCCTCAGCCAGTACTCACTGCTTCCACAACGTGGATCCAGCTCGGAGTAATCATCTTCTTCTTAATCATTTTTGGGTTATTCTCTGGCCTGCTGACCCAGCTGAAGATACTCATCTCAGCTTCATTTTATCCTGACACTGAGATGGAACGGATACACTACTTGCATGCAAAATTACTGCGGAAGAGAGCAAAGCTGCAAGAGAAGCCTGGCAGGAAGGTGTTGGCTAGAAGGGTAAGCCATCAGCTCTAGGGGGCAGAACAACCTCCCTCTGCCAGTGTGGTAGCCAGACACAGGAAATACTTAAAGGTTTGCTAACTTCAATTGTGTGCTCTtaggctgccctcagtgctctCCTTCCTCAACCAAATTTCCTACTGGTGAGATTTTGCTCTGTTCTTTAACACACATGAATCAAACATGATATAGGTACACTTGCACAACTGTGCTGGCACAAAAAACGCTCCTgagagctctccagagaagaaactTAGTTTGCATGAACCTCAATACCTCTGGgtttctttagcttggagaagaggagactgagggatgacctcattcatatttataaatatgccagaaggagctggagcaggggaggttccacatgaatataaggaaaaacttttttactgtgaggctgATAGAGACctaaaccaggctgcccagagaggctgcagagtctcctcctgtggagacattcaaaacccacctggatgtgttcctgggagACACACTCTAGGTgaccctactctggcaggggggttggactggatgttctttcaagatcccttccaagccctaacgttctgtgtgattctgtgtgaatacCAAGAGTATTCCTGCAATCTAGGCAGC
This genomic window contains:
- the DCSTAMP gene encoding dendritic cell-specific transmembrane protein — its product is MGRFVSIAQDAWGVFVSERKSGWKYLMQLFAVCCVVGFFASFLLFLGMHFSLEHHSLGPLLVSGSIWILLSIALSCFRQLRCFSALFLLSCGLQSGRNALITAGTGVVVAGNIQNIFHNLKVLADSITCHLEYEQFALIKYYVEVVKWIYKAARLPPELSVLLRDEFTPSYSIADDALKQELNNTKQEIQKVVNQVSFMLTLLPWIGQKILPVVGIFLASFGTGLFIKKFVGPYTAKFMNIYITKQFIAFDEHQKQQQRPCLLPLNRKERKNYVTVPSFCLTRKDRKNMQYFFLPVIVNLCIWLLFAAVDRLFYWLIISVNKHLQEVPDLEIRFVFFQQKNQNGFLFGMREHIAKTDPFKISLFKHNCIPQPVLTASTTWIQLGVIIFFLIIFGLFSGLLTQLKILISASFYPDTEMERIHYLHAKLLRKRAKLQEKPGRKVLARRVCFWFPILKAREAVRKKGRSVAMDNMV